One stretch of Thermoanaerobaculia bacterium DNA includes these proteins:
- a CDS encoding C4-type zinc ribbon domain-containing protein, with amino-acid sequence MDETARALSDLSAIDDQIAGTNGGGPASVLVRRRGALRKTIAPVHLAAYDALGRFHRRPVIVAVRRSHCGGCHLRVPPQLESSLRRFRGLAPCPHCHRLLYVSGAAQQSAVPAGDRPASAAAAAPRSERPAPRPRAPGRPASVPKAAGVEKPRHEKQRRRPASAGGDFEDAAEPVHALPAR; translated from the coding sequence ATGGATGAGACCGCCCGCGCGCTGTCGGATCTCTCCGCGATCGACGACCAGATCGCGGGGACGAACGGGGGCGGCCCGGCCTCCGTCCTCGTCCGGCGCCGGGGCGCGCTGCGCAAGACGATCGCGCCGGTCCATCTCGCCGCCTACGATGCGCTCGGACGGTTCCACCGCCGGCCGGTGATCGTCGCGGTGCGCCGATCGCACTGCGGCGGATGCCACCTCCGCGTGCCGCCGCAGCTCGAGTCGTCGCTCCGGCGCTTCCGCGGCCTCGCTCCCTGCCCGCACTGCCACCGGCTGCTCTACGTGTCCGGCGCGGCGCAACAGAGCGCCGTTCCGGCGGGCGACCGGCCCGCGTCTGCCGCCGCCGCGGCGCCCCGGAGCGAACGCCCCGCGCCGCGACCCCGCGCGCCCGGCCGCCCCGCCTCCGTCCCGAAGGCCGCCGGCGTCGAGAAGCCTCGCCACGAAAAGCAACGCCGCCGGCCGGCGTCCGCGGGCGGCGATTTCGAAGACGCCGCGGAGCCCGTGCACGCTCTCCCGGCCCGCTGA
- a CDS encoding proton-conducting transporter membrane subunit yields MLLPILLCLALLCASAVAAVLAGRSDRTALLAGAGGCAVSCALGAAAAAAALVDGTKSSLRARWPLPVGEVHVALDSLSSFFLLCVFVVSGLAAVYGAGYLRASIGRRRLAPALFFFNLLVASMAVVAIARDGILFLVAWEVMTLASFFLVTFENEREEVRRAGMTYLIASQIGVVFLFVLFAMLARSSGTYDFDRLGAAGLADTAFVLALAGFGTKAGFWPAHVWLPDAHPAAPSPVSALMSGVMIKMGIYGLLRTLTFLGPPPEWWGAALIVVGAVSGVAGVLHALAQHDLKRLLAYHSVENIGIIALGVGVGLLGQSRGNAAVAFLGYAGALLHVANHGLFKGLLFQGAGSVFHGTGTRDIESLGGLYRRMPVTATTFLAGSIAICGLPPLNGFVSEWLIYLGAFRGGAALPGGWGAWTLAAIPVLALIGGLAAACFVKAFGVVFLGEPRTAAAANAHESGGAMRAPMVAGALLCLTIGLWPAAAVRLVAPAASLLANLPGAIPDVGPLGALTRVGAVLLALVLLLALLRRALLRGRDVSVGATWGCGYAAPGPRMQYTASSFAQPILALFAPVIHSRVDAKGPDGYFPAQARYEEHVGDMAGERLLVPATRRVVRALSRVHAIQQGRLQLYLVYIAATLVVLLVWQLVGSGR; encoded by the coding sequence ATGCTCCTTCCGATCCTCCTCTGCCTGGCTCTTCTCTGCGCGAGCGCGGTCGCGGCGGTTCTGGCGGGACGCTCGGACCGGACGGCGCTGCTTGCCGGCGCGGGCGGCTGCGCGGTGTCCTGCGCGCTCGGGGCCGCCGCGGCGGCGGCGGCGCTCGTCGACGGTACGAAGAGCTCGCTCCGGGCGCGGTGGCCGCTCCCGGTCGGAGAGGTCCACGTCGCGCTCGATTCGCTCTCCTCGTTCTTCCTGCTGTGCGTCTTCGTCGTATCGGGCCTCGCGGCCGTCTACGGCGCGGGGTACCTCCGCGCCTCGATCGGAAGACGGCGGCTCGCGCCCGCGCTCTTCTTCTTCAACCTCCTCGTCGCGTCGATGGCCGTCGTGGCGATCGCGCGCGACGGCATCCTCTTCCTGGTCGCCTGGGAGGTCATGACGCTGGCGTCGTTCTTCCTCGTGACGTTCGAGAACGAGCGCGAGGAAGTCCGGCGCGCGGGCATGACCTATCTGATCGCCTCGCAGATCGGCGTCGTCTTCCTCTTCGTGCTGTTCGCGATGCTGGCGCGCTCCTCCGGCACCTACGACTTCGATCGCCTCGGGGCGGCGGGTCTCGCCGACACCGCGTTCGTGCTGGCGCTCGCGGGGTTCGGGACGAAGGCGGGCTTCTGGCCGGCGCACGTCTGGCTGCCCGACGCGCATCCGGCGGCGCCGAGCCCGGTCTCCGCGCTCATGTCCGGCGTGATGATCAAGATGGGCATCTACGGCCTCCTGCGGACGCTGACGTTTCTGGGTCCGCCGCCGGAGTGGTGGGGCGCGGCCCTGATCGTCGTCGGCGCCGTCTCGGGCGTCGCGGGCGTGCTCCATGCGCTCGCCCAGCACGATTTGAAGCGCCTCCTCGCCTACCACAGCGTCGAGAACATCGGCATCATCGCGCTCGGCGTCGGCGTCGGCCTGCTGGGGCAGAGCCGCGGCAACGCCGCCGTCGCGTTCCTCGGGTACGCGGGCGCTCTCCTCCACGTCGCCAATCACGGGCTCTTCAAGGGCCTGCTCTTCCAGGGCGCCGGGAGCGTCTTTCACGGCACGGGGACGCGCGACATCGAGTCGCTCGGCGGGCTCTATCGCCGGATGCCGGTGACCGCGACGACGTTCCTCGCCGGCTCGATCGCGATCTGCGGGCTGCCGCCCTTGAACGGCTTCGTCAGCGAGTGGCTGATCTATCTCGGCGCGTTCCGGGGAGGCGCCGCCCTCCCGGGGGGATGGGGCGCCTGGACGCTCGCGGCGATCCCGGTTCTCGCGCTGATCGGCGGCCTCGCGGCGGCCTGCTTCGTGAAGGCGTTCGGGGTCGTCTTCCTGGGCGAGCCCCGAACGGCGGCCGCGGCGAACGCGCACGAGTCGGGAGGCGCCATGCGCGCGCCGATGGTCGCCGGAGCGCTCCTGTGCCTGACGATCGGACTCTGGCCGGCGGCCGCCGTGCGCCTCGTCGCGCCCGCGGCGTCGCTTCTCGCGAACCTGCCGGGCGCGATTCCGGACGTCGGCCCTCTCGGCGCTCTCACGCGGGTCGGCGCCGTGCTGCTCGCGCTCGTCCTGCTCCTCGCGCTCCTTCGGCGCGCGCTCCTGCGCGGCCGCGACGTGTCGGTCGGCGCGACCTGGGGCTGCGGCTACGCGGCGCCCGGACCGCGGATGCAGTACACCGCCTCCTCCTTCGCACAGCCGATCCTCGCCCTGTTCGCCCCGGTGATCCATTCCCGCGTCGACGCGAAGGGCCCCGACGGGTACTTCCCCGCGCAAGCCCGCTACGAAGAGCACGTCGGGGACATGGCGGGCGAGCGTCTTCTCGTGCCCGCGACCCGACGCGTCGTCCGCGCGCTCTCCCGGGTCCACGCGATCCAGCAGGGCCGGCTCCAGCTCTACCTCGTCTACATCGCGGCGACGCTCGTCGTCCTTCTCGTCTGGCAGCTCGTCGGAAGCGGGCGCTGA
- a CDS encoding PTS sugar transporter subunit IIA produces the protein MELNVGDVARLLAVAERTVRRWVRDGSLPSHRVHDQHRFHPVEIQEWALAHGHPLPPGLLPPAPPEDPDTLGGALERGGIFHGLAGGSREEVLEAAANLPGIPPTVDRRLLYELLVAREGLAPTAVGDGIAIPHPRDPVIVPTQEPLVLLALLRHPVDFRALDGRPVQALFLLLSPSVRQHLRMFARLAFALHDEALKGLLLGAASRESILDRIRAVESGDARARRGGPADALPAASGRR, from the coding sequence GTGGAGCTGAACGTCGGCGACGTCGCCCGCCTGCTCGCCGTCGCCGAGCGGACGGTTCGCCGCTGGGTTCGCGATGGCTCGCTGCCGTCGCACCGGGTTCACGACCAGCACCGGTTCCATCCGGTCGAGATCCAGGAATGGGCCCTCGCCCATGGCCATCCGCTGCCGCCCGGTCTGCTCCCGCCCGCGCCTCCGGAAGATCCCGACACCCTCGGAGGAGCTCTCGAACGCGGCGGGATCTTCCACGGGTTGGCCGGCGGGTCTCGGGAGGAAGTCCTGGAAGCCGCCGCGAACCTCCCCGGGATTCCCCCGACGGTCGACCGGCGCCTCCTCTACGAGCTCCTCGTCGCGCGCGAGGGCCTCGCGCCCACGGCGGTCGGCGACGGGATCGCGATACCCCACCCGCGGGACCCCGTGATCGTCCCCACGCAGGAGCCCCTCGTCCTGCTCGCGCTCCTGCGGCACCCCGTCGACTTTCGGGCCCTCGACGGCCGCCCCGTCCAGGCGCTCTTCCTGCTCCTCTCCCCCTCGGTGCGCCAGCATCTCCGGATGTTCGCGCGGCTCGCCTTCGCGCTGCACGACGAGGCCTTGAAGGGGCTCCTCCTCGGCGCCGCTTCCCGCGAGTCGATCCTCGATCGAATCCGCGCCGTCGAGAGCGGCGACGCCCGCGCGCGCCGGGGCGGGCCCGCCGACGCTCTCCCCGCGGCCTCCGGGCGCCGGTAG
- a CDS encoding hydrogenase, which yields MTGLADFLLLVVAALALSIVATSRLTSAVRLSALQGVALSLLPLALWGPVLDRHVLPVVLMSGGALAVKAVAIPLLLSRAIRQANVRREAEPFISQHVSLLIAAALVGFSFWLGRALVLPRPAPTPLLVPMAFATLLVGFVVLVSRRKAVTQVVGYLMLENGIFIFGQTLVEQVPFAVELGILLDLLVGVFVMGIAIHHISREFEHIDTERLSALRD from the coding sequence GTGACGGGGCTGGCCGACTTCCTTCTCCTGGTCGTCGCGGCGCTGGCGCTGTCGATCGTCGCGACGAGCCGGCTGACGAGCGCCGTTCGCCTCTCGGCGCTCCAGGGCGTGGCGCTCTCGCTGCTTCCCCTGGCGCTCTGGGGCCCGGTCCTCGACCGCCACGTCCTGCCGGTCGTCCTCATGAGCGGCGGCGCGCTCGCCGTCAAGGCCGTCGCGATTCCGCTGCTGCTTTCCCGCGCGATCCGCCAGGCGAACGTGCGCCGCGAGGCCGAGCCGTTCATCAGCCAGCACGTCTCCCTTCTGATCGCGGCGGCGCTCGTGGGGTTCTCGTTCTGGCTCGGAAGGGCGCTCGTCCTGCCGCGGCCGGCGCCGACGCCGCTCCTCGTCCCGATGGCGTTCGCGACCCTTCTCGTCGGCTTCGTCGTCCTCGTCAGCCGGCGCAAGGCGGTCACCCAGGTCGTCGGCTACCTGATGCTCGAGAACGGCATCTTCATCTTCGGCCAGACGCTCGTCGAGCAGGTTCCCTTCGCGGTCGAGCTCGGGATCCTCCTCGACCTGCTCGTCGGCGTCTTCGTGATGGGGATCGCGATCCACCACATCAGCCGCGAGTTCGAGCACATCGACACCGAGCGGCTCTCGGCCCTGCGGGACTGA
- a CDS encoding proton-conducting transporter membrane subunit, whose protein sequence is MTGLLPFLVVLPAATALLALALRGLRAGLAILLGVALLHAAGTAFLWRGEASKSFGTLLQLDVLGLIFLSITSALFLLVSLSTVPYILRGTHDPQAAPHRFAPCLLAFLAAMTLVAITQNLALMWAAVEGTTLASAPLVYFYRRRGALEAAWKYLLLCSVGIALALLGTFCLGVAASGGPAATAGLTLEAFRGAAPAMARPWLKAAFVLALVGYGTKMGLVPLHTWLPDTHSQAPSPVSALLSGALLNCAFLAILRFFQVCVASGDFAFARTLLVVMGFVSIGVACAFMVGQSDYKRLFAYSSIENMGVVAVGVGIGGTAAYGAVFHSVNHSLCKAGLFLLAGNVLRVFGTTSARKVRGVIARIPLTGILLAALFLAIGGLPPFAPFWSEFLIFQAAFRGPHPWMGVLFLALLAIAFLGMAGTLLPMLQGAPGEHAPRAREPLLTVLPPFLLAAAALAIGLYPPPALTDALRRAAVLVGG, encoded by the coding sequence ATGACGGGACTGCTCCCCTTCCTCGTCGTCCTGCCGGCCGCGACGGCGTTGCTCGCGCTCGCCCTCCGCGGTCTTCGCGCGGGCCTCGCGATCCTCCTCGGAGTCGCGCTGCTGCACGCCGCGGGGACCGCCTTTCTCTGGCGAGGGGAAGCATCGAAGAGCTTCGGGACGCTCCTGCAGCTCGACGTCCTCGGGCTGATCTTCCTCTCGATCACGAGCGCCCTCTTCCTTCTCGTTTCGCTCTCGACGGTCCCGTACATCCTCCGGGGAACGCACGACCCGCAGGCCGCGCCGCATCGCTTCGCGCCGTGCCTCCTCGCGTTCCTCGCGGCGATGACCCTCGTCGCCATCACCCAGAACCTCGCCCTGATGTGGGCGGCGGTCGAGGGAACGACGCTCGCGAGCGCCCCGCTCGTGTACTTCTACCGCCGGCGGGGGGCCCTGGAGGCCGCGTGGAAATACCTGCTCCTCTGCTCGGTCGGGATCGCCCTCGCGCTGCTCGGGACGTTCTGCCTCGGTGTGGCGGCCTCGGGCGGCCCCGCGGCGACGGCGGGTCTGACGCTCGAAGCGTTCCGGGGCGCGGCGCCGGCCATGGCGCGGCCGTGGTTGAAGGCGGCGTTCGTCCTCGCGCTCGTCGGCTACGGGACCAAGATGGGCCTCGTCCCTCTCCATACCTGGCTTCCCGACACGCACAGCCAGGCGCCCTCCCCGGTCTCGGCCCTCCTCTCCGGCGCGCTCCTGAACTGCGCCTTCCTCGCGATCCTCCGGTTCTTCCAGGTGTGCGTCGCCTCCGGAGACTTCGCGTTCGCGCGGACGCTCCTCGTCGTGATGGGCTTCGTCTCGATCGGCGTCGCGTGCGCGTTCATGGTCGGCCAGAGCGACTACAAGCGGCTCTTCGCGTATTCGAGCATCGAGAACATGGGAGTCGTCGCCGTCGGCGTCGGCATCGGGGGCACCGCGGCCTACGGCGCGGTCTTCCACTCGGTGAACCATTCGCTCTGCAAGGCCGGGCTTTTCCTGCTCGCCGGCAACGTCCTGCGCGTGTTCGGAACGACGTCGGCCCGGAAGGTGCGCGGAGTGATCGCCCGGATTCCCTTGACCGGGATCCTGTTGGCGGCGCTCTTCCTCGCGATCGGCGGGCTTCCCCCCTTCGCGCCCTTCTGGAGCGAGTTCCTGATCTTCCAGGCCGCGTTCCGCGGGCCTCATCCGTGGATGGGCGTTCTCTTCCTCGCGCTGCTCGCGATCGCCTTTCTCGGCATGGCCGGGACTCTGCTGCCGATGCTGCAGGGGGCGCCGGGAGAACACGCGCCGCGCGCCCGGGAGCCGCTCCTGACGGTGCTGCCGCCGTTCCTCCTCGCCGCGGCCGCGCTCGCGATCGGTCTCTACCCGCCGCCCGCCCTCACGGACGCGCTGCGCCGCGCCGCCGTCCTCGTGGGAGGATGA
- a CDS encoding NADH-quinone oxidoreductase subunit H produces the protein MAAALLLHLALLLLAPPLMLGVIGKTKAAFAGRQGPPLLQTYRDIAKLARKGAVYSRTTTWIFRAGPLVALAAVLCAGLVLPLASGASPLGFTGDVVAFAYLFGLARFFTMAAALDTGSSFEGMGASREAAFSALAEPALFLSMTILCVPAGSPTFSDAFRSLPWPAWGFAHPTYLAAALSLFAVLLAENSRIPVDDPATHLELTMIHEVMVLDHGGPDLAFVLYGSAVKLFVIGALLTHVLLPVPAAGGWRGAALLGGGEIALAALVGVVESVMARLRLPRVPQFLVGAAVLSAMGLAALVYRGAP, from the coding sequence GTGGCCGCCGCGCTCCTCCTCCACCTGGCTCTCCTGCTGCTCGCGCCGCCGCTGATGCTGGGCGTGATCGGGAAGACGAAGGCGGCGTTTGCGGGACGGCAGGGGCCGCCGCTCCTCCAGACCTACCGCGACATCGCGAAGCTCGCGCGAAAGGGGGCGGTCTACAGCCGCACGACGACCTGGATCTTCCGGGCCGGACCGCTCGTCGCGCTCGCCGCGGTCCTGTGCGCCGGTCTCGTCCTGCCGCTCGCGTCCGGCGCCTCCCCCCTCGGGTTCACCGGCGACGTCGTCGCGTTCGCCTACCTCTTCGGTCTCGCGCGGTTCTTCACGATGGCGGCGGCCCTCGACACCGGCTCGAGCTTCGAGGGGATGGGCGCGAGCCGCGAGGCCGCGTTCTCGGCGCTCGCCGAGCCGGCGCTCTTCCTCTCGATGACGATCCTCTGCGTCCCCGCCGGCTCCCCGACGTTTTCGGACGCGTTCCGCTCGCTGCCGTGGCCGGCATGGGGGTTCGCGCATCCGACTTATCTCGCCGCGGCACTGTCGCTTTTCGCGGTCCTCCTCGCCGAGAACTCCCGCATCCCCGTGGACGACCCCGCGACCCACCTCGAGCTCACGATGATCCACGAGGTCATGGTGCTCGATCACGGCGGTCCCGACCTCGCGTTCGTCCTCTACGGAAGCGCCGTGAAGCTTTTCGTGATCGGCGCGCTCCTGACCCACGTCCTCCTTCCGGTTCCCGCGGCCGGCGGATGGCGCGGGGCCGCCCTGCTCGGCGGAGGCGAAATCGCGCTCGCGGCGCTCGTGGGCGTCGTGGAATCCGTGATGGCGCGGCTGCGGCTCCCTCGCGTCCCGCAGTTCCTGGTCGGCGCCGCGGTGCTTTCCGCGATGGGACTCGCCGCCCTCGTGTATCGAGGCGCGCCGTGA